A window from Apostichopus japonicus isolate 1M-3 chromosome 2, ASM3797524v1, whole genome shotgun sequence encodes these proteins:
- the LOC139979157 gene encoding sulfotransferase 2A8-like has protein sequence MVVRYSLEEQNEMLRELTKPFGLPEPLQKLNEMHEYEGVPFSGFVPAKSLEIIRDWKTRDDDIFITTYPKSGTHWMWEIALLILAKGRPDDIDRTKMLGTGVEFLYPPEMTTPSHQLFAELESPRVMCTHLPWKFLPKQLTEGNKGRIIYVMRNPKDTLASTSRFLRAPAGQVQDQSTWKFFFNSFLSGAMSHGSWFDHVHTYWTHREQENVFFTSYEKLKLDFQSVARPLSKFLLGEELDEDSLRRLEENASMKGMKKSYDEIEKQRPNGHMITKAMGRSSFIQKGVIGSWKNFFSVAENELFDEICQEKMADWEFEPVYEG, from the exons ATGGTGGTCAGATATTCATTAGAGGAGCAAAATGAAATGCTGAGGGAACTTACCAAACCGTTTGGTCTTCCCGAACCACTGCAGAAGCTCAATGAGATGCACGAGTATGAAGGAGTGCCGTTTAGCGGCTTTGTACCTGCGAAGAGTCTTGAGATCATTAGAGACTGGAAGACGAGAGACGATGACATATTCATCACCACGTATCCTAAAAGTG GTACACACTGGATGTGGGAAATAGCTCTTCTAATATTAGCAAAGGGACGTCCAGATGATATCGATCGGACGAAGATGCTTGGGACTGGAGTAGAATTCCTCTATCCGCCTGAAATGACGACACCATCTCATCAACTATTTGCGGAACTGGAGTCCCCGAGGGTTATGTGTACCCATCTACCCTGGAAATTCTTGCCCAAACAACTCACAGAGGGTAACAAAGGGAGG atcatctacgtCATGAGAAACCCTAAGGATACGTTAGCGTCCACAAGCCGATTTCTCCGCGCACCAGCGGGTCAAGTTCAAGATCAGAGCACGTGgaagtttttctttaattcgTTCTTGTCCGGCGCCA TGAGTCACGGAAGCTGGTTCGACCACGTACATACCTACTGGACACATAGAGAACAAGAGAATGTTTTCTTCACCTCATACGAAAAGCTAAAGCTG GATTTTCAGTCCGTCGCTAGACCACTGTCAAAGTTTCTTCTTGGTGAAGAACTAGACGAGGATTCTCTCAGGCGATTAGAGGAGAATGCAAGTATGAAAGGGATGAAGAAAAGTTATGACGAGATCGAGAAACAGAGACCCAATGGTCACATGATTACAAAGGCTATGGGGCGGAGTTCTTTTATACAGAAAG GTGTCATTGGATCCTGGAAGAATTTCTTCTCGGTTGCAGAGAATGAGTTGTTTGATGAGATTTGCCAGGAAAAGATGGCGGACTGGGAGTTTGAGCCTGTTTACGAGGGATAA